AGGAGCCCGCCCGGCCCGGGGCCGCCGCCGATGTCCACCGTCTCCGGCAGGAACCCCGCCTCGGCGCCCACCTGCTGCATGAAGAGCCCGGGCAGCGGCCCCACGCCCGCCTCCTCCAGCCACAGGTTGAAGAAGCGGGAGTCGGCGCCGTTCCAGACGCGGAAGCGGTACCGGCGCGGCTCCACCTCGAGGTAGGGCCACACCACCCCGTTCACGATGACCGTGTTCGCGAACGTCTCGGGCCCGGAGGAGTACATGGGCGCGCCGCTCGGGTCGACGAGCGGCAGCTGGGTGTACGGGTTGTAGAGGGGGTAGGTGGCGTAGTCGAGCGAGCCGTCGTCGTTGAACGACTTGTCCTGCACCAGCAGCGGCACCTCGTAGGCGCCGCCGGGGAGACCGAGCGCGTCCTCCGCCGCGTCGCGCACCAGGTAGGCGGCGGCGAGGCCGGCGTAGACGTTGAGCCGGGTGACGCCCATCGCGTGGTCGTGGAACCAGTTGGTCGCCGCGGGCTGGTCGTTCTCGTAGGTGTAGCGGACGCGGTTCCCGGCCGGGCCGCCCATCCCGTTCGCCGCCGCCTTCGGGTCGGCGGTGAACCAGAAGCTCGGGTGGCCGTCCGCCTCGGCGGCGCTGTGGCCGCCGTGCAGGTGGGGCACGGTCCGGACCTGCGGCACGTCGAAGCCTGCTCCGTCGACGGTGGGATCCACCGTGAAGAGGTGCTTCGCGAGCGGCTTCCCGTCCGATCCCACGAGCCCGTTCACGTAGTCGATCACCACCGGCCGATCGCGGCGCGCCACCACCGTGGAGCCGAGGTACGAGAGGTCGTACCCCCAGGAGACGGTGCGCACCGGCTTGCCGCTGGCGGGATCGACGAAGGGCGTCCCGTCGAACCGGCGCAGGCCGAAGTCGTGCTCGCCCTGGATCGCGGTCACCACGTAGTAGTCCTTGCCCGGGAACGTGGCGGTGTCGGGCGTCCGCACCGGGATCGCGGGCAGCGGCACCAGGAACTGGCCGATGGCCTCCGGATCGAGCGGGCGCTTGGCGACGGCGGGGTTCGCCGACGAGGCGGCGCTGGCCTGGGTGGCGGTGCCGCTGCTGCCGCAGGCGAGGGTGAGCGCGGCGAAGCCGGCCGCAAGGAGGGCGGTGAGGCGGGTGCGCGAAGGCATCCGCGCAACGTAGTACGAGCGCGCCTCGCGCCGGTGTACCCACCTCCGGTAAGCGTGCGCTTTTCCCCGGCGCGGCGCTCCGCGGCGGCGCGCGTCCCGTGAGCACGGGATGGACGGCCCGGTGCACGAGCGGACCCCTCCGC
The DNA window shown above is from Anaeromyxobacter diazotrophicus and carries:
- a CDS encoding multicopper oxidase family protein translates to MPSRTRLTALLAAGFAALTLACGSSGTATQASAASSANPAVAKRPLDPEAIGQFLVPLPAIPVRTPDTATFPGKDYYVVTAIQGEHDFGLRRFDGTPFVDPASGKPVRTVSWGYDLSYLGSTVVARRDRPVVIDYVNGLVGSDGKPLAKHLFTVDPTVDGAGFDVPQVRTVPHLHGGHSAAEADGHPSFWFTADPKAAANGMGGPAGNRVRYTYENDQPAATNWFHDHAMGVTRLNVYAGLAAAYLVRDAAEDALGLPGGAYEVPLLVQDKSFNDDGSLDYATYPLYNPYTQLPLVDPSGAPMYSSGPETFANTVIVNGVVWPYLEVEPRRYRFRVWNGADSRFFNLWLEEAGVGPLPGLFMQQVGAEAGFLPETVDIGGGPGPGGLLLAPGERADVVVDFSGFAGKSITLRNDAPAPFPNGDDHNFNANTVGKVMQFRVVKPLAGADTSAVPAAPLPVAPLPAPDHQRVVDLQELQDVYDILDPTQSPSVIPRHELRLNGLRFADPVTEQPKLGTVEDWWIVNTTVDMHPMHLHLVTFEVVEKGSYDAASYLPAAGGVMGTMLPGGFHPDTDPAGHADGQPGFDPAYAVAPNERGRKDTVRVPPGGYVRIRARFDRPGEYMWHCHILAHEEHAMMRPFRVVP